Below is a genomic region from Actinoallomurus bryophytorum.
AGCGGACGCGGCTCATGCTGGAGGACGCCGCCCCGGCGCTCGTCCTGTGCGCCGCCGACCTCGACGTCCTCGCCGAAGGGCCGCCGGTCGACCGTTCGTCGCCCGCCGGCACGGCGTACGTCATCTACACGTCCGGCTCGACGGGCCGCCCGAAAGGCGTGACCGTCCCGCATCGGGGCCTGGCCAACCTCTTCCTCTCCCACCGGCGGCGGCTGATGGAACCCGCCGGGCGCGGTCTGCGGGTGGCCCACGCGGCCTCGTTCGTGTTCGACGGCTCGTGGGAGCCGCTGCTATGGCTGCTCGACGGCCATACCCTGCACGTCATCGACGACTACCGGGACGACTCCGTCGTCCTGGGCGAGCTCGTCCGGCACCGGATCGACGTCCTGGACGTGACCCCGACCTACCTGCGTCAGCTCGTCGGCCGGGGACTGCTCGAGACGGCGGCGCTGCGGGTCCTGCTCGTCGGCGGGGAGGCGGTCGACGCGGAGCTGTGGCGGCGTGTCTGCGCGGCTCCCGGCCTGGCCTGTCACGACCTGTACGGGCCGACCGAGGCGTCGGTGGACTCCTACGGCTGGCACGGTCCGTCCCGCGATCCGTACCGGCTCGACAACCTGTGCGTCTACGTCCTGGACGCCGGCCTGCGGCCGGTCCCGGCGGGGGTCCTCGGCGAGCTGTACGTCGCCGGCGCCGGCCTGGCCGACGGCTACCTGCGCCGCCCCGGCCTGACCGCCGGGCGGTTCGTCGCCGACCCGTACGGCCCGCCGGGGGAGCGGATGTACCGGACCGGCGACCTGGCCCGCTGGACACGCACCGGCGTGCTGGAGCTCGCCGGCCGCGCCGACGACCAGGTGAAGATCCGTGGTTTCCGCATCGAACCCGGCGAGATCGAGGCCGCGCTGGCGCCGCACGTCGCCCAGGCCGCGGTCGTCGTACGCGAGGACACCCCGGGCGTGCCGCGGATCGTCGCCTACGTCGTTCAGGACGGCACCGAAGACCTGCGCGAACGCCTCGCCGGGACGCTGCCCGAACCCATGCTGCCCGCCGCGTTCGTACGCGTCGGCGCGCTGCCCAGAACAGTCAACGGCAAGCTCGACCAGGCCGCGCTGCCCGCGCCGGACTTCGCCGCGCTGACCGGCGGCACCGCCCCGCGTACCGCCCGCGAGGAACTCGTGTGCGCGCTGTTCGCCGAGGTCCTCGGCCTGCCGGAGACCGGTGCCGACGACGACTTCTTCCGGCTCGGCGGCGACAGCATCGTCTCGATCCAGCTTGTCGGCCGGCTACGGGCCGCCGGCCTCGCGGTCTCGCCACGCGAGGTGTTCCGGCACCGTACGCCCGCACGGATCGCCGCGGCGGCCGGGGCCCGTCACGCACGCGCCGCCGAGGCGCCCGAAGAGGCGTGGGGGCGGGCCCCGCTCACCCCGGTCATGCGCTGGCTGCACGACATCGACGGCCCGACCTCCGGCTACAGCCAGTCGATGCTCGTCCACGCGCCCGGCGATCTCGACCTGCCCGGCCTGACCGCCGTGGTCCAGGCCCTCCTCGACCGGCACGCCATGCTGCGCGCCCGCGTGACCGCGGACGGCCTGGACATCCCGCCGCCCGGCGCCGTGCCGGCCGCCGTCACCCGGGTGGACGTGGCGGGGCGGCCCGGCGCGGACGTGGCACGGCGGGCACGCGAAGGACTCGCACCCGAGGAGGGCGTGATGCTGCGGGCGGTCTGGCTCGACGCGGGCGACCGGCCGGGCCACGTCCTGCTCGTCGCCCACCACTTCGCCGTCGACGGCGTGTCCTGGCGGATCCTCCTGCCCGACCTGGCGGCCGCGTGGGCGGACCTGACCGCCGGTCGCCCGATCGCGCTGCCTTCCCCCGGCACGTCGTTCCGCCGCTGGTCCCACGGGCTCACCGAGGCCGCCGCGCGGCCGGAGCGGACGGCCGAGCTGGACCACTGGACCGCGGTCCTGGACCGGGACGCCCCGGTCCTGGGCGACCGCCCGCTCGACCCGGCGCGCGACACCGAGGCGACCGCGCGTGACCTGACCCGCACACTTCCGGTGACCGCGACCGAACCGCTGCTCACCACGGTGCCGGCCGCCTACCACGCCGGTGTCGAGGACGTCCTGCTCGCCGCGCTCGCCCTGGCCCTGCACCGGGACCGGCCCGCTTCCTGGCTCGCCACCCTGGAAGGGCACGGGCGCGCGGAACAGCTCGTGCCCGGCGCCGACCTGTCACGTACGGTCGGCTGGTTCACCAGTGAGTACCCGGTCGCGCTCGGCCTCGCGCCGGGCACCACGCCCGGCGACGCCCTCAAACAGATCAAGGAGAGGCTTCGCGCCGCGCCCGACCAGGGACTCGGCTACGGCCTCCTGCGTCACCTCAACCCCGGCACCGCGAAGATCCTCGCGGACCTGCCCGCCCCCGCCATCGGCTTCAACTATCTGGGCCGCTTCGCGGCGGGCGACGACGAGGCACCCGCGCCCTGGCATCCGGCCGCCGACTCCTGGGGCGGCGGCGCCGACGACGCCATGCCGCTGACGAACGTGCTCGAGCTGGGCGCGGTCACCGAGGACCACCCTGACGGGCCGCGCCTGTCGGCCACCTGGACGTGGGCCTCCGGAGTGCTGCCCGAACGCCGGGTCCGTGCCCTGGCCGACGCGTGGTTCACCGCGCTCACCGACCTGGCCGCCGCCGTGGACTCCGGCGGCCGTACCCCCTCCGACCTGGCGCTGGTCAGCCTGAGCCAGACCGACATCGACGACCTCGAAGCCGAGTTCGCCGACCTCGACTTCGAAGAGGAGATCCAGTGACCGAACGGAGCGAGGGAACCAAACAGCCGGGACTTCAGGACGTCGTCCCGCTGTCGCCGCTTCAGGAGGGCTTGCTCTTCCACGCGCTGTACGACACCGACGGCCCCGACATCTACACCGTCCAGACCGGCCTGGACCTGGAGGGCGACCTCGATCCGGCGCTGCTGCGCCGGTCGGCACAGGCGCTGCTGGACCGGCACGCGAACCTGCGGGCCGCCTTCCGCCGTACCCGGACGGGCGCCACCGTGGCCGCGATCCCGCGCCGGGCCGTCCTGCCCTGGGCCGAGCACGACCTGTCCGGCCTGCCCGAAACCGAGACGGCCCAGATCGAGACGGCCCGGATCGAGGCGGCCGACCGCGGGCTACGGTTCGCGACCGACCGGCCACCTCTGCTGCGGATGACACTGCTCCGGCTCGCCCCGGAGCGGCACCGCCTGCTCATCACCCACCACCATCTCCTGCTGGACGGCTGGTCCACGCCGCTGCTGGTCGGCGAGCTGTTCCGGCTGTACGCCCTGGATGGGCGGGCCGGCGCGCTGCCGCCCGTCACTCCCTACCGCGACTACCTCGAATGGCTGGCCCGCTGGGACCGGGACGCCGCCCGCGACGCCTGGGCGAAGGCGCTGTCCGGCCTGGAGGAGCCGACCCGCGTCGCCCCCGCCGAACCGCCGCGCGAGCCGGTCGTCCCCGCCTCGGTGACCGGCGGACCGCCCGGGGACACCACCGAGGCCCTCACCGCGCTCGCCCGCACCCACGGCGTGACCCTGAACACCCTCGTGCAGACCGCCTGGGCGATCCTGCTGGGCCACCTGACCGGCCGCGACGACGTGGTCTTCGGCGCGACGGTCTCGGGGCGCCCGCCCGAGCTGCCCGGCGTCGAGTCGATGATCGGCCTGTTCATCAACACCGTGCCGGTACGGATCAGGCTGGACCCCGCAGAACCCCTGTCCGGCCTGCTCGCGCGCGTGCAGGACGAGCAGTCGGCGCTGATGGAGCACCAGTACCTCGGGCTGGCCGAGGTGCAGCGCGCGGCCGGGATCGGCGAGCTGTTCGACACTCTCACCGTCTTCGAGAGCTACCCCTCCGACGAGGAGGACTCCGTCCCGGGCCTGCGGGTGTCCGAGGGCACGGACTCCGACGCGACCCACTACCCACTCGTCCTGGTCGCCGAGCCGGGCGAGCGGCTCGCGCTCGAACTGCGCTACCGCGACGACGTGTTCGACGAGGCCACGGCGCGGACGCTGCTCGGCCGGCTGACCCGGACGCTGACCGCGATGGCGCGCACGCCCGGCCTGCCCGCCGGCCGCCTCGACCCGCTCGACCCCGCCGAACGGCGGCGCATCCTCACCGAGTGGCGGGGCTCGGCCGACGGCATCGCCCGCGTCACCTTCCCCGGCAGGTTCGACGCCGTCGCCGCCCGGCGTCCCGAGGCGACCGCGGTGATCTGCGAGGACGTCGAACTCACCTACGCCGAGCTGGCGGCCCGGTCCGGCGCGCTGGCACGGCGGCTCACCGCGCGGGGCGCCGGCCCCGGCACGCTCGTCGCCGTGGCGCTGCCGCGCTCGGTGGACCTGATCGTCGCGCTCGTCGGCGTGCTGCGGTCCGGCGCCGCCTACCTGGCCCTCGATCTGGACTACCCGGCCGACCGGCTCGCCTACATGATCACCGATGCCGCTCCGGTCTGCGCGGTGACCGACGCCGAGCTGCCGGGCGGCCTGCCCGTCGTCCGCCTCGACGGCGACGGGCCGCAGGCCGAGCCGGTCGCGCCGCGCGTGCACGACGCGGCGTACGTCATCTACACCTCCGGTTCCACCGGACGGCCCAAGGGCGTCGTCGTCACGCACGAGGGCATCGGCAAGCTGATCGCCACCCAGGTGGAGCGGCTCGGTGTCGGGCCGGACAGCCGCGTGCTGCAGTTCGCCTCGCCGAGCTTCGACCTGGCGTTCTGGGAGCTGTGCCAGGCGCTGCTGTCCGGCGGCACGCTGGTCGTGACGCCCGCCGAACGGCGCGTGCCCGGCCCGGCGCTCACGGACTACCTGGCCGAACACCGCATCACCCAGCTCGCGCTACCGCCGTCGCTGCTGTCCGCGCTGCCCGACGGCTGCACGCTCCCGTACGGCGCGAGCATGCTCGTCGGCACCGAGGAGGTGCCCGGCCGGCTCGCCGAGCGCTTCGCGGGCGGACGGCGGATGTTCAACGCGTACGGGCCGACCGAGGCGAGCGTCAACGCCACGCTCTGGGAGTGTGCGCCCGCCGGAGGGCCGGTGCCGATCGGACGGCCCGACCCCGGCGTGCTCGCCTATGTCCTGGACGGGGGACTGCGACCGGTCCCGCCGGGGATCGTGGGCGAGCTCTACCTGGGCGGCGAGGGCCTGGCGCGCGGCTACCTGGGCCGTCCCGGCCTGACCGCGGAACGGTTCGTGGCCGACCCGTACGGGCCGCCGGGCACTCGCGTGTACCGGACGGGCGACCTCGTCCGCTGGACCGCCGAGGGCGTGCTGGAGTTCGCCGGGCGCGCCGACCACCAGGTGAAGGTGCGCGGCTTCCGTATCGAGCTGGGCGAGATCGAGACGGTCGTCGCCCGCCACCCGGAGGTCCGCCAGGCCGCTTTGGTCGTCCGTGAGGACACGCCCGGCCTGCGGCGGATCGTCGCCTACGCCGTGACGGACACCGGCGCCGATGACCTGCGCGCGTTCACCGCGCGTGAACTGCCCGCCCACATGGTGCCCGCCGCGTTCGTCCGGCTCGGCGCCCTGCCCGTCTCGGTCAACGGCAAGCTCGACCGTACGGCGCTGCCCGCCCCCGACTTCACCGCCGAGGCGGCGAACGGCCGGAGCCCGCGCACGCCGCGCGAACGCGTCCTGTGCACGGTGTTCGCCGAGGTGCTGGGCGTGCCCGAGGTCGGCATCGACGACGACTTCTTCGCCCTCGGCGGCGACAGCATCGTCTCGATCCAGCTCGTCGGCCGCGCCCGCGCCGCCGGGCTCGCGCTCACCCCCCGGCAGATCTTCCAGCACCGGACTCCGGCCGCCCTGGTCCCGGTCGCCGGGGTGGTGGCCGGGGAGGTCGTCCCCGCGGACCTGTCCCTGGTCGGGCTGAGCGCCGCCGAGGAACGCGAGGTGGCGGCCCTCGGCGTGGACGTCGAGGAGATCCTGCCGCTGTCCCCCCTGCAGACCGGTCTGTTCTTCCACGCCCTCCTGGACGACGACGTCTACACCGTCCAGACGGTCGCCCGGCTGACCGGCCCGGTCGACGCCGTACGGCTGCGCGCCGCCGCCCAGCGGCTGCTCGACCGCAACGGGAACCTGCGCGCGACCTTCCACCAGCTCGGCACCGGACGGGCCGTGTCGGTGGTCGCGCGCGGCGTCGCCCTGCCCTGGACCGAGGTCGACCTGCCCGGCCTGGAGGAGGAGTTCCTCGGGCAGGAGGCCCGCCGGTTCGACCCGGCGTCCGCTCCGTTGCTGCGGATGGCGCTGATCCGCGGTCCGGACTCCACCCATCTCGTGCTCACCTGCCACCACCTGCTCATGGACGGCTGGTCCCGAGACCCGCTGCTCGCCGAGCTCGCGGCGCTCTACGACGGCGCCGAGCCGCCGCGCACCCGCCCGTACCGCGACCACCTCGCCTGGTTGTCCGGCCGCGACTTGAAGGCGGCCGAGCACGCCTGGCGGCGGGCACTGGACGGCCTCGGCGAGCCGACGCTGCTCGCGCCGCCCGGCGCGGCCGGCGCGCACGGGACGGCCGAGCTCGAGCTACCCGAGATGATCAGTGGCTGGCTGGCGTCACTGGCTAGGGAGCGCGGGCTGACGCTCAACACGCTCGTGCAGGCCGCCTGGGGTCTCCTGCTGGGGCGGATGACCGGCCGCGACGACGTGGTGTTCGGCGCCACGGTGTCGGGCCGGCCGCCGGAGCTGGCGGGCGTCGAGTCGATGATCGGGCTGTTCATCAACACCGTGCCGGTCCGGGTACGGATGGACCCGGCCGAGCCGGTCGCGGCGCTGCTCGCACGGGTGCAGGACGAGCAGGCCGCACTGATGGAGCACCAGTACCTCGGGCTCGCCGACATCCAGCGGGCAGCAGGCCTCGGCGAGCTGTTCGACACGCTGCTGGTCTTCGAGAACTACCCCGACGACGGCGGCGCGGACGGCGGGCTGTCCATCGCGGACCTCGAAGGGCGCGACGCCACCCACTATCCGCTCACGCTCGTCGCCGAGCCGGGCGAGCGCCTCCAGCTCGCGCTCACCCACCGAGGGCACGTCCCGGACGCCCGTGACCTGCTCACCCGGCTCGGCCGGATCCTCACCGCGTTCGCCACCGACCCGGACGGCCCGGTGCACGGCATCGACCTGCTGACCGGCGCGGAACGGCAGCGGGTCCTGCGCGAGTGGAACGACACGGACCACGAGGTCCCGGCCACGACCGTCCCCGAGCTGTTCCGCGCCCAGGTGGCCCGTACGCCGGACGCGCTCGCGCTGGTCTTCGAGGACCTGGAGCTGACCTACCGCGAGCTGGACGCATGCGTCGCGCGCCTGGCGGGAGTGCTGGCCGCCCACGGCGCCGGACCGGAGAAGGTCGTCGCGCTGGCCCTGCCGCGCTCGGCGGACCTCGTCGTCGCGGTCCTGGCCGTGCACCGGGCGGGCGCGGCCTACCTGCCCCTCGACCTGGAGCACCCGGAACGGCGGATCGCGGCGATGATCGAGGACGCCGGCCCGGTCGTCGTCGTGACGCCGGAGTGGCTCGCCGCCTCCGGCGGATACACCGAGCCCGTGGCGGCGGGGCCGCGTGACCCGGCGTACGTCATCTACACCTCCGGCTCGACCGGCCGCCCCAAGGGCGTCGTCGTCCCGCACGAGGGGATCGTCAACCGGCTGCTGTGGATGCAGGACCGGTACGGCCTGACGGCCGGCGACCGGGTGCTGCAGAAGACCCCCGCCGGGTTCGACGTGTCGGTGTGGGAGTTCCTCTGGCCGCTGACCACCGGCGCGGCGCTCGTCGTCGCCCGGCCCGACGGGCACCGGGACCCGGCGTACCTGGCCCGCCTGATCACCGAGCGGCGGGTCACGACGGCGCACTTCGTGCCCTCGATGCTGACGGCCTTCCTCGCCGAGCCGTCCGCCGCGGGCTGCACCGGGCTGCGGCGGGTGCTGTGCAGCGGCGAGGCGCTGCCCGCCCGCGTCGCCGAGAGGTTCCGCGAGGTGCTCGGCGCCGAGTTGCACAACCTCTACGGCCCGACCGAGGCGTCCGTGGACGTCACGTCGTGGCAGGTCACCGAGCCGGGGCCGGTGCCGATCGGCGTGCCGGTGTGGAACACCCGGCTGCTGGTCCTGGACGCGCGGCTCCGCCCGGTCCCGCCGGGCGTCGCCGGTGAGCTGTACCTCGCCGGCGCCCAGCTCGCGCGCGGCTACCTGGGCCGTCCCGACCTGACCGCGGAACGCTTCGTGGCCGACCCGTACGGCGCGCCGGGGGAGCGGATGTACCGGACCGGTGACCTGGTGCGCTGGACCGGCCGCGGGGTCATGGAGTTCCTCGGACGCACCGACGGCCAGATCAAGATCCGGGGGCTGCGGGTCGAGCTCGGGGAGATCGAGACGGTCCTCGGCCGGTACGTACGCCAGGTGGCCGTCGTACTGCGCGACGGCGGCCCCGTAGGCGCGCACCTCGTCGCCCATGTGGTGACCGGCGGCGACCTCGACGAGCTGCGCGCGGCGGCCGCGCGGGAGCTGCCCGCGCACATGGTGCCGTCCGCGTTCGTCCGGCTCGACGCGCTGCCGCTCACGGTGAACGGGAAGCTGGACCGGGCCGCACTCCCGGCGCCGGACTTCGCGGCCGCCGCCGGGAGCAGGCCGCCCCGTACCCCGCGCGAGGAGCTGTTCTGCGAATTGTTCGCCGAGGTGCTCGCGCTGCCCGAGGTCGGGGCGGACGACGACTTCTTCACGCTCGGCGGTGACAGCATCGTCTCGATCCGGCTCGTCGGCCGCGCCCGCGCCGCCGGGCTGACGATCACGCCACGGCAGGTCTTCCAGGGCCGTACGC
It encodes:
- a CDS encoding non-ribosomal peptide synthetase, producing MTERSEGTKQPGLQDVVPLSPLQEGLLFHALYDTDGPDIYTVQTGLDLEGDLDPALLRRSAQALLDRHANLRAAFRRTRTGATVAAIPRRAVLPWAEHDLSGLPETETAQIETARIEAADRGLRFATDRPPLLRMTLLRLAPERHRLLITHHHLLLDGWSTPLLVGELFRLYALDGRAGALPPVTPYRDYLEWLARWDRDAARDAWAKALSGLEEPTRVAPAEPPREPVVPASVTGGPPGDTTEALTALARTHGVTLNTLVQTAWAILLGHLTGRDDVVFGATVSGRPPELPGVESMIGLFINTVPVRIRLDPAEPLSGLLARVQDEQSALMEHQYLGLAEVQRAAGIGELFDTLTVFESYPSDEEDSVPGLRVSEGTDSDATHYPLVLVAEPGERLALELRYRDDVFDEATARTLLGRLTRTLTAMARTPGLPAGRLDPLDPAERRRILTEWRGSADGIARVTFPGRFDAVAARRPEATAVICEDVELTYAELAARSGALARRLTARGAGPGTLVAVALPRSVDLIVALVGVLRSGAAYLALDLDYPADRLAYMITDAAPVCAVTDAELPGGLPVVRLDGDGPQAEPVAPRVHDAAYVIYTSGSTGRPKGVVVTHEGIGKLIATQVERLGVGPDSRVLQFASPSFDLAFWELCQALLSGGTLVVTPAERRVPGPALTDYLAEHRITQLALPPSLLSALPDGCTLPYGASMLVGTEEVPGRLAERFAGGRRMFNAYGPTEASVNATLWECAPAGGPVPIGRPDPGVLAYVLDGGLRPVPPGIVGELYLGGEGLARGYLGRPGLTAERFVADPYGPPGTRVYRTGDLVRWTAEGVLEFAGRADHQVKVRGFRIELGEIETVVARHPEVRQAALVVREDTPGLRRIVAYAVTDTGADDLRAFTARELPAHMVPAAFVRLGALPVSVNGKLDRTALPAPDFTAEAANGRSPRTPRERVLCTVFAEVLGVPEVGIDDDFFALGGDSIVSIQLVGRARAAGLALTPRQIFQHRTPAALVPVAGVVAGEVVPADLSLVGLSAAEEREVAALGVDVEEILPLSPLQTGLFFHALLDDDVYTVQTVARLTGPVDAVRLRAAAQRLLDRNGNLRATFHQLGTGRAVSVVARGVALPWTEVDLPGLEEEFLGQEARRFDPASAPLLRMALIRGPDSTHLVLTCHHLLMDGWSRDPLLAELAALYDGAEPPRTRPYRDHLAWLSGRDLKAAEHAWRRALDGLGEPTLLAPPGAAGAHGTAELELPEMISGWLASLARERGLTLNTLVQAAWGLLLGRMTGRDDVVFGATVSGRPPELAGVESMIGLFINTVPVRVRMDPAEPVAALLARVQDEQAALMEHQYLGLADIQRAAGLGELFDTLLVFENYPDDGGADGGLSIADLEGRDATHYPLTLVAEPGERLQLALTHRGHVPDARDLLTRLGRILTAFATDPDGPVHGIDLLTGAERQRVLREWNDTDHEVPATTVPELFRAQVARTPDALALVFEDLELTYRELDACVARLAGVLAAHGAGPEKVVALALPRSADLVVAVLAVHRAGAAYLPLDLEHPERRIAAMIEDAGPVVVVTPEWLAASGGYTEPVAAGPRDPAYVIYTSGSTGRPKGVVVPHEGIVNRLLWMQDRYGLTAGDRVLQKTPAGFDVSVWEFLWPLTTGAALVVARPDGHRDPAYLARLITERRVTTAHFVPSMLTAFLAEPSAAGCTGLRRVLCSGEALPARVAERFREVLGAELHNLYGPTEASVDVTSWQVTEPGPVPIGVPVWNTRLLVLDARLRPVPPGVAGELYLAGAQLARGYLGRPDLTAERFVADPYGAPGERMYRTGDLVRWTGRGVMEFLGRTDGQIKIRGLRVELGEIETVLGRYVRQVAVVLRDGGPVGAHLVAHVVTGGDLDELRAAAARELPAHMVPSAFVRLDALPLTVNGKLDRAALPAPDFAAAAGSRPPRTPREELFCELFAEVLALPEVGADDDFFTLGGDSIVSIRLVGRARAAGLTITPRQVFQGRTPAALAVSAAAVAETATAALPGLTDAETRELADLDVEEVLPLSPLQAGLLFHAAFDADGPDLYTVQMVFDLYGPVDAARLRGAGQALLRRHPNLRAAFRHLGSGRPVAVVASRVVLPWAEADLSGLGAEAFGEAWDRCLAEEGRRFDPAAAPLLRMLLVRTGPDTYRLVLTHQHLLLDGWSRGPLIGELSALYDGGPLPPAAPYRDFLAWLAAQDAKESEAAWAQALAGVDEATRLVPADPSRAPLVPDVVEHELPPALTARLTALARTSGVTVNTLVQAAWGIVLGRLTGRGDVVFGATVSGRPAALPGVESMIGLFINTVPVRIRLDPAEPLSGLLTRVLDEQSALLDHQHLGLADIQRAAGVGELFDTLLIFENYPVDEDGPAEPGVLRPVEAGGRDATHYPLTWAVDPGERLRLTLEHRPDLVDGRAAGRLVAAMTRVLTAMAADPALPVGRIDLLGPDELHAILASWNGGPADLPEVTVAELFEAQATSTPDATAVVCGDVRWTFAELNARANRLARSLVARGAGPERVVALSLPRSAEMIMAILAVLKTGAAYLPLDPAYPPARLAAMIEDAAPVLVLAETRASSGDERNLTDADRIAPALPGHPAYVIYTSGSTGTPKGVVVTHRNLVHLFHSHRTDLYEPARAATGRRHLAVGHAWSFSFDASWQPQAWLLDGHAVHVVTEEVQRDPESLVALIHDEGLDFLELTPSHFAQLAAAGLMDGGRCPLAVVGVGGEAVPPSFWTELAALPGTEAYNLYGPTEATVDALIARVGDSDRPLVGRPVHGGRAYVLDGALRHVPPGVPGELYLAGSGLARGYLGRPGPTAERFAADPYGPPGSRMYRTGDLARWTEDGRLDYLGRADSQVKIRGFRVEPGEVESVLARHPQVTQAAVAVREDRPGVRLLAAYAVGAADLTELRAYAARSLPGHMVPSAFVALDRLPVLANGKLDRTALPVPDPSASPAGRAPRDDRERALCALVAEVLGVHEPSIDDDFFALGGDSIIAMRLVSRARAAGLRVTPRQVFQHRTVAALAPVATASDPAADATDDGPGTVPLTPVMHWLREIGGPLGGFNQSAVVQVPASLGWDRLLIALQALVDRHAMLRSRLLRTGDWSLEVLATSRAADWTTRVDVRGLDAGGLWDAVASQARTAQAALDPDAGAMVRAVWFDAGDAEPGRLLLMVHHLVVDGVSWRILLPDLAAAWADAGGPVALPRPGTSFRRWATALTARAASRSAELPLWRDLLAKGEPLPLDRPLDPVRDVAATLDEVTVGLPPALTEPLLTRVPVALGASVNDVLLGGLGLAVADWRRRRGRPAGSVLVALEGHGREEQVAGDVDLSATVGWFTNVFPVCLDVTGLDLDEAFRGGPAAASAVRRVRAHLETLPDNGMGYGLLRRLNPDTAPELAALPEPQIEFNYMGRFDFPEAADWEFAPEAEAADNGADDAMPETYALVVNAQTEDRPAGPELSASWAWPRAVLTTPAVQDLAETWFRALRALVLHTTEENTA